A part of Arachis hypogaea cultivar Tifrunner chromosome 12, arahy.Tifrunner.gnm2.J5K5, whole genome shotgun sequence genomic DNA contains:
- the LOC112728607 gene encoding uncharacterized protein translates to MVACLGGNGNCTIRFLVVNNHRLIFGWLATCHRDMEDETHFDSPIFISELRRHAHCWASLSFLKQMQNSERCRRRKRRMEKEQPEVKVLTTGKFTWTINNFSSKFFNHYYSHTFFVGPYSWQMAISGIPNIYLRVLLVDRLYAGDIDNVPVGWRSLNFKLSLVDQLQGKSTIINESENINIHQLKKGVAVVSLRVLSGMVSDPKNGFLVKDTCIVVAEVSVNDLGLDHDQNHPCSVMKSTALFLDFRGLCKMEEDYVKLLEKSCSKYPSLIESHRKRKRSQRFNQLSFTTLGKLLHFLKTKKVKDMKSDDACKELQDLWDEAEIRFDDLSWLEPHVKSALSYFENAAKVEKLKANVVNLEEKAKILKAEAIAIDADLETTKEELAKAEERFVARDLDDQLGSGIIP, encoded by the exons ATGGTGGCGTGTCTTGGAGGAAATGGAAATTGTACAATCAGATTTCTGGTGGTCAACAATCACCGTCTGATTTTTGGTTGGTTGGCCACGTGTCACCGAGATATGGAAGATGAGACTCACTTTGACTCGCCTATCTTCATTTCAGAATTGAGAAGACACGCACATTGTTGGGCAAGCTTGAGCTTTCTGAAGCAGATGCAGAACTCAGAAAGgtgcagaagaagaaaaaggagaatggAAAAGGAGCAACCAGAAGTAAAGGTTTTAACAACCGGCAAGTTCACATGGACCATTAACAACTTCTCTAGTAAGTTCTTCAATCACTACTACTCCCACACCTTCTTCGTCGGCCCCTATTCCTG GCAGATGGCTATTTCAGGTATCCCCAACATTTATTTACGAGTCTTATTGGTAGATCGATTGTATGCTGGGGACATTGATAATGTTCCTGTTGGATGGAGATCTCTTAACTTCAAGCTCTCTTTAGTTGATCAGCTTCAAGGCAAATCCACAATAATAAATG AGAGTGAGAATATCAATATTCATCAGCTCAAAAAAGGAGTTGCTGTTGTTTCCTTGAGAGTACTTTCAGGCATGGTTTCTGACCCCAAAAACGGGTTTCTTGTAAAGGACACGTGCATTGTTGTTGCTGAGGTTTCTGTCAATGATTTAGGACTTGATCATGATCAAAATCACCCATGTTCAGTTATGAAGTCCACAGCTTTATTTTTGGATTTCAGGGGACTATGCAAAATGGAGGAAGACTATGTTAAACTACTAGAGAAATCATGTTCAAAGTACCCTTCTCTTATTGAAAGCcatagaaagagaaaaaggagCCAAAGGTTCAATCAACTTTCATTCACAACATTAGGGAAACTCTTGCATTTTCTAAAGACTAAGAAAGTGAAGGACATGAAGAGTGATGATGCTTGTAAGGAGTTACAAGATTTATGGGATGAAGCTGAGAttagatttgatgatttgagttggtTGGAGCCACACGTTAAATCTGCTTTGAGCTATTTTGAGAATGCAGCCAAGGTGGAAAAGCTTAAGGCTAATGTGGTTAATTTAGAAGAAAAAGCTAAGATCCTGAAAGCAGAGGCAATTGCTATAGATGCTGATCTTGAAACAACAAAGGAAGAATTGGCAAAGGCTGAAGAACGTTTTGTAGCAAGAGATTTGGATGATCAATTAGGATCTGGAATAATACCCTAA
- the LOC112728608 gene encoding uncharacterized protein, with protein sequence MSLINQLYSDDTITHVAVRTYEHNSTGVVAAYGFPSFVSLPEFRDPSEGFLVKDTCIIVAEVSVENSGHEDTNVDHLPKKMYSSTCDELINFKGLCQIEKDHVNLLEEACLKHPSIIESHRKRKRSQKFTEWSITTLGKVLHFLKTKKVKDMNDDACKELQDLWEELEMVKFDDLSC encoded by the exons ATGTCTCTAATTAATCAGCTCTATTCTGATGACACCATAACACATG TGGCTGTGCGTACCTACGAGCACAACAGCACAGGCGTTGTTGCTGCCTATGGTTTCCCATCCTTTGTGTCTTTACCTGAATTTCGTGACCCTAGTGAAGGGTTTCTTGTGAAGGACACATGCATAATTGTTGCCGAGGTTTCTGTCGAGAATTCAGGACATGAAGATACTAATGTTGATCACTTGCCCAAGAAAATGTACTCATCAACATGTGATGAGTTGATCAATTTCAAGGGTCTATGCCAAATAGAAAAAGACCATGTTAATCTGTTGGAGGAAGCATGTTTGAAGCATCCTTCCATTATTGAAAGCCATCGAAAGAGAAAACGGAGTCAGAAGTTCACAGAATGGTCAATCACAACTCTAGGGAAAGTGTTGCATTTTCTAAAGACTAAAAAAGTGAAGGACATGAATGATGATGCATGTAAGGAGCTTCAAGATTTGTGGGAGGAGCTTGAGATGGTTAagtttgatgatttgagttgctGA
- the LOC112729462 gene encoding uncharacterized protein: MRLTLTRLTFSIFISEFKRHAHCWSSLSFLKQNPARCRRRERRMEKEQQQVKVLTLTTANFTWTINNFSSQVTFKFIYSDTFFVGPYSWQIAIQRSIPYIYLRGLLVDRLYAADIDNNVPVGRRSLNFKLSLVDQLQAKSMIINESENINIHQLKTGVAVVSLRVLSGMVSDPKNGFLVNDTCIVVAEVSVNDLGLDHVKSTDLFLDFRGLCKMEKDYVQLLEKSCSKYPSLIESHKKRKRSQRFNELSFTTLGKLLHFLKTKKVKDMKSDDACKELQDLWDEAEIRFDDLSWLEPHVKSALNYFENAAKVGKLKANVVDLEEKAKTLKAEAIAIDAVLETTKEELAKAKEGFVARDLDDQLGYGIIS, translated from the exons ATGAGACTCACTTTGACTCGCCTAACCTTTTCAATCTTCATTTCAGAATTCAAAAGACACGCACATTGTTGGTCAAGCTTGAGCTTTCTGAAGCAGAACCCAGCAAGGTGCAGAAGAAGAGAAAGGAGAATGGAAAAGGAGCAACAACAAGTAAAGGTTTTAACTTTAACAACTGCCAACTTCACTTGGACCATTAACAACTTCTCTAGTCAGGTTACCTTCAAATTCATCTACTCCGACACCTTCTTCGTTGGCCCCTATTCCTG GCAGATAGCTATACAACGAAGTATCCCCTACATTTATTTACGAGGCTTATTGGTAGATCGATTGTATGCTGCCGACATTGATAATAATGTTCCTGTTGGACGGAGATCTCTTAACTTCAAGCTCTCTTTAGTTGATCAGCTTCAAGCCAAATCCATGATAATAAATG AGAGTGAGAATATCAATATTCATCAGCTCAAAACAGGAGTTGCTGTTGTTTCCTTGAGAGTACTTTCAGGCATGGTTTCTGATCCCAAAAACGGGTTTCTTGTAAACGACACGTGCATTGTTGTTGCTGAGGTTTCTGTCAATGATTTAGGACTTGATCATGTGAAGTCCACAGATTTATTTTTGGATTTCAGGGGATTATGCAAAATGGAGAAAGACTATGTTCAACTACTTGAGAAATCATGTTCAAAGTACCCTTCTCTTATTGAAAGccataaaaagagaaaaaggagccAAAGGTTCAATGAACTTTCATTCACAACATTAGGGAAACTATTGCATTTTCTAAAGACTAAGAAAGTGAAGGACATGAAGAGTGATGATGCTTGTAAGGAGTTACAAGATTTATGGGATGAAGCGGAGAttagatttgatgatttgagttggtTGGAGCCACATGTTAAATCTGCTTTGAACTATTTTGAGAATGCAGCCAAGGTGGGAAAGCTTAAGGCTAATGTGGTTGATTTAGAAGAAAAAGCTAAGACCCTGAAAGCAGAGGCAATTGCTATAGATGCTGTTCTTGAAACAACAAAGGAAGAATTGGCAAAGGCTAAAGAAGGTTTTGTAGCAAGAGATTTGGATGATCAATTAGGATATGGAATAATTTCCTAA